The proteins below come from a single Mercenaria mercenaria strain notata chromosome 3, MADL_Memer_1, whole genome shotgun sequence genomic window:
- the LOC128555489 gene encoding lim and transglutaminase domain protein ltd-1-like — protein MLKRDWTVIDKRASQAKDEHAASYEKLIKFLEEPVKHNIDKDIYMTRGLLYWLKCNAQQKKDFGKDSPLTLAANMFTGKQAYADAYANLCKKAGIECETVSGIAKTGDYNPGDLEIDREKMKAYWNKVKLLGKWWPIHPRYVLRAVKGTAQASGYTKIDSDLKDDNGSQSAGPQQTEITFNDFWFLADPEIFINKCYPDDPEDQMLPAAKRIKKPRNFMKLPYLTPVFHEYRLKLTSEETCIIDSIEGLAKISFKASRTVAKDMACDYTLSIENRDGTEKTKFDFETSRLVFSSRKKNQFIFEVRCPVEANYQLVITGGKMENENKKVLIKCKIVCREKMPVARTLPIDAGQTGWGFGPVAAKVGLSKPKIKEPKVFIKPKSSSSGGKTTMKMRFTVDKDMIKTKEYTAELNVAGKPADNFKGFVKTNLNKESKELQIECSVPEDGEYALVIKAKDRAEHVFKPVCYYLLTTLEDEEKMSDDYYDSSDGTSDIDEEIDQLESTLKAMTAERDRLKQHVSRQ, from the exons ATGTTGAAGAGAGACTGGACAGTAATAGACAAGCGTGCATCACAG GCGAAAGACGAACATGCTGCATCATATGAAAAGTTAATAAAGTTCCTGGAGGAGCCAGTAAAACACAATATAGATAAAGACATCTACATGACAAG AGGATTGTTATATTGGCTTAAGTGCAATGCGCAGCAGAAGAAAGATTTTGGCAAAGACTCTCCACTGACCCTTGCAGCGAACATGTTCACAGGAAAACAAGCTTATGCGGATGCCTATGCTAACCTCTGCAA AAAAGCTGGCATCGAGTGCGAAACGGTCTCTGGCATCGCGAAAACTGGAGATTACAACCCAGGAGATTTAGAGATTGACAGGGAGAAGATGAAAGCATATTGGAACAAAGTAAAACTTCTTGGCAAATGGTGGCCTATTCATCCTAGGTACGTCCTACGTGCCGTTAAAGGTACCGCTCAAGCATCGGGGTACACTAAAATAGATTCTGACCTCAAAGACGACAATGGAAGTCAATCGGCAGGGCCTCAGCAAACTGAAATTACTTTCAACGACTTCTGGTTCTTAGCAGATCccgaaatatttataaacaagtgTTATCCTGATGATCCCGAAGATCAGATGCTGCCAGCTGCCAAGCGAATTAAGAAACCCCGTAACTTCATGAAATTGCCGTATCTGACACCGGTTTTCCATGAATATCGCCTTAAACTAACAAGCGAGGAGACGTGTATTATCGATTCCATAGAGGGGTTGGCGAAAATATCCTTCAAGGCGAGTAGAACTGTAGCGAAAGATATGGCTTGCGATTACACACTCAGTATAGAGAATAGAGATGGTACTGAGAAGACaaaatttgactttgaaactTCACGGCTCGTTTTCTCATCTCGTAAGAAGAACCAGTTCATTTTCGAAGTGCGTTGTCCAGTTGAAGCCAATTATCAGCTTGTTATAACCGGTGGTAAGATGGAGAACGAGAATAAAAAAGTTCTCATAAAGTGCAAGATAGTCTGTAGAGAAAAAATGCCGGTTGCACGCACATTGCCGATCGACGCGGGTCAGACCGGTTGGGGATTCGGGCCTGTGGCGGCAAAAGTGGGGCTATCCAAACCGAAAATAAAGGAACCGAAGGTGTTTATCAAGCCAAAGTCATCAAGCAGTGGTGGCAAGACAACAATGAAAATGAGGTTTACTGTAGACAAAGATATGATAAAAACGAAGGAGTATACTGCTGAACTTAATGTCGCCGGAAAACCAGCTGATAATTTTAAAG GGTTTGTTAAGACAAACTTAAACAAGGAGTCAAAGGAGCTACAGATTGAATGTAGTGTCCCGGAGGACGGGGAATACGCCCTGGTGATTAAAGCGAAAGATCGTGCTGAACATGTGTTCAAGCCAGTCTGCTACTACCTACTAACGACACTTGAGGACGAGGAAAAGA TGTCTGACGACTATTACGATTCCTCTGACGGGACATCTGATATTGATGAAGAGATAGATCAACTAGAAAGTACACTGAAAGCGATGACAGCCGAGAGGGACAGGCTTAAGCAACACGTTTCCAGACAATAA